A single region of the Oryzias latipes chromosome 21, ASM223467v1 genome encodes:
- the LOC101158094 gene encoding granzyme E, whose translation MKGACSFLCVLLMVSTAGASEGGIFGGRVAKPHSRPYMASLQFQGQHSCGGILIRDDYVLTSAHCKNDVQPMTVVLGAHDISKKEKTQQHFKVQKYNQHPDYKCEQANDIMLIKLETKAKLNKYVKPIELSKKNGDIRANIKCAVAGWGKTAVDKPASNVLKEATEETQFKAECNNIWKEHFNSTQMICTKFSRKTGGICQGDSGGPLICNTKPLGLAAFTKQDNCNDPKFPHVFIKINFYLPWIKKIMTE comes from the exons ATGAAAGGCGCATGCAGCTTTCTGTGCGTCCTCCTGATGGTCTCCACCGCCG GGGCTTCAGAGGGTGGCATTTTTGGTGGCAGGGTGGCAAAGCCGCATTCCAGGCCGTACATGGCGTCCCTGCAGTTTCAGGGACAGCATTCCTGTGGTGGGATCCTCATTCGAGACGACTACGTCTTGACTTCAGCGCACTGCAAAAA TGATGTTCAGCCTATGACAGTGGTCCTCGGAGCCCATGAcatctccaaaaaagagaaaacccaACAACATTTCAAAGTACAGAAGTACAACCAACATCCAGATTATAAATGTGAACAAGCAAATGACATCATGCTGATTAAG CTGGAAACCAAAGCTAAACTCAATAAATACGTCAAACCCATCGAACTGTCCAAGAAAAACGGGGACATTCGGGCCAACATCAAATGTGCCGTTGCTGGTTGGGGCAAAACTGCAGTGGATAAACCGGCTTCAAATGTCCTGAAGGAGGCCACAGAGGAAACCCAGTTCAAAGCAGAGTGCAACAACATTTggaaagaacattttaattctACACAAATGATCTGCACCAAGTTCAGCAGGAAGACGGGAGGAATCTGCCAG ggcgATTCTGGTGGACCACTGATCTGCAACACCAAACCTCTGGGTCTAGCTGCTTTCACCAAGCAAGACAACTGCAATGATCCAAAGTTTCCGCACGTCTTCATCAAGATAAACTTTTATCTTCCCTGGATTAAGAAAATCATGAcggaataa
- the gtf2e1 gene encoding general transcription factor IIE subunit 1 produces MIEPDVLTEVPAALKRLAKQVVRGFYEVEHALALDVLIRNPCVREEDMQELLKFDRKQLRSVLNTLKADKFVKCRMRVETAPDGKTTRHNYYFINYRVLVNVVKYKLDHMRRRIETDERDSTNRASFRCPCCSSAFTDLEANLLFDMMTGTFRCTFCQTEVEEDSSVCPDGRTLVARFNEQIEPIYALLRETEDVNLSHDLLEPEPAEIPALKQSRERAAAAAANAAGGQHREAWSTKGASYSDLYTQNVVISMDEQDAQQKAIGEAKALKERPVWLTQSTVQGAYSDADALKSDGAALPGAQDGAAARDQTDENEEVMRALLIHEKRAGAGPGVGGAGASSRPAASSALNASDSESDTSESDDEFPAGPPPIAAARRPEEDEEDEDDFEEVGDEPMVMVGGRPFSYREVSQRPELVEQMSAQEKEAYIEMGQNLFQDMYF; encoded by the exons ATGATCGAACCCGACGTCCTGACGGAGGTCCCAGCGGCGCTGAAGCGCTTGGCCAAACAGGTCGTTCGCGGCTTTTACGAGGTGGAGCACGCCCTGGCGCTGGACGTGCTCATCCGTAATCCCTGCGTGCGCGAGGAGGACATGCAGGAGCTGCTCAAGTTCGACCGCAAACAGCTGCGCTCTGTGCTCAACACCCTGAAGGCAGACAAGTTCGTCAAGTGCCGCATGAGAGTGGAGACGGCTCCTGATGGCAAGACGACGAGGCACAACTACTATTTCATCAACTACAG agtTTTGGTCAACGTAGTCAAATACAAACTGGACCACATGCGACGGCGCATTGAGACGGATGAACGAGATTCCACCAACCGGGCCTCCTTCAGGTGTCCCTGCTGCTCCTCCGCCTTCACCGACCTGGAAGCCAACCTGCTCTTTGACATGATGACAG GGACGTTTCGCTGCACCTTCTGCCAgactgaggtggaggaggacagTTCTGTCTGTCCCGACGGCAGGACTCTGGTGGCTCGATTCAACGAGCAGATCGAGCCCATCTACGCGCTTCTACGTGAAACCGAAGACGTCAACTTGTCCCATGACCTGCTGGAGCCGGAGCCCGCAGAGATCCCTGCTCTCAAACAGAG TCGGGAACgcgcagcggcggcggcggcaaaCGCCGCCGGTGGACAGCACCGGGAGGCTTGGTCCACCAAGGGAGCGTCCTATTCAGACCTGTACACCCAGAACGTGGTCATCAGCATGGACGAGCAGGACGCGCAGCAGAAGGCGATCGGcgaggccaaggccctgaagGAGCGGCCGGTGTGGTTGACCCAGAGCACCGTCCAGGGGGCTTACAGCGACGCAGACGCCCTCAAGAGCG ATGGAGCCGCTCTGCCTGGGGCTCAGGACGGAGCTGCAGCTCGCGATCAGACAGACGAAAACGAGGAGGTGATGCGCGCCCTCCTCATCCACGAGAAAAGGGCCGGCGCAGGACCAGGGGTGGGCGGAGCCGGCGCCTCCTCCAGACCTGCCGCGTCCTCCGCCCTCAACGCCAGTGACTCAGAGAGCGACACCAGTGAATCAGATGACGAGTTCCCCGCAGGTCCTCCTCCCATCGCAGCCGCACGGCGCCCAGAGGAGGACGAAGAGGACGAGGACGACTTCGAGGAGGTGGGGGACGAGCCCATGGTGATGGTGGGAGGTCGGCCGTTCTCCTACAGGGAGGTGAGCCAGAGGCCCGAGCTGGTGGAGCAGATGTCTGCGCAGGAGAAGGAGGCTTACATCGAAATGGGACAGAACCTTTTCCAGGACATGTATTTCTGA
- the LOC101157849 gene encoding granzyme E-like gives MMQGSSFLHMLSLVSMAENFLPVGASEGGIVGGRVAEPHSRPFMASLQFQGQHVCGGILVRDDYILTAAHCKNKSQPLMAVLGAHDVSKPEKTQQRLKVEKYRKHEDFTGGFENDIMLMKLETKAKLNKYVKPIHLPKQNGDIRARIKCAVAGWGKTAVDGPGSNVLREATEETQFKAECNNIWKEHFNSTQMICTKFTKKTGGICQGDSGGPLICNNKLLGLTAFTQENSCDNPKFPHVFMKIGSFLPWIQDVLKKH, from the exons ATGATGCAAGGCAGCAGCTTTCTTCACATGCTCTCGCTGGTCTCCATGGCTG AGAACTTCTTACCGGTTGGGGCTTCAGAGGGCGGCATTGTTGGCGGCAGGGTTGCAGAGCCGCACTCCCGACCGTTCATGGCGTCTCTGCAGTTTCAGGGACAGCATGTCTGCGGCGGGATCCTCGTTAGAGACGATTACATTCTAACTGCAGCGCACTGCAAAAA caaAAGTCAGCCTCTGATGGCGGTCCTGGGAGCGCATGACGTCTCCAAACCAGAGAAAACTCAGCAACGTCTGAAGGTGGAGAAGTACAGAAAACATGAGGATTTTACAGGAGGATTTGAAAACGACATCATGTTGATGAAG CTGGAAACCAAAGCTAAACTCAACAAATACGTCAAACCCATTCACCTGCCAAAGCAAAACGGGGACATTCGGGCCCGCATTAAATGTGCCGTTGCTGGCTGGGGCAAAACTGCAGTGGATGGACCGGGTTCAAATGTCCTGAGGGAGGCCACAGAGGAAACCCAGTTCAAAGCAGAGTGCAACAACATTTggaaagaacattttaattctACACAAATGATCTGCACCAAGTTCACCAAGAAGACGGGAGGAATCTGCCAG GGGGATTCTGGTGGGCCGCTGATCTGCAACAACAAACTTCTGGGTCTAACTGCTTTTACTCAAGAAAACAGCTGCGATAATCCAAAGTTTCCACACGTCTTCATGAAGATCGGCTCCTTTCTGCCCTGGATTCAGGATGTTCTAAAGAAACACTGA
- the rabl3 gene encoding rab-like protein 3 — MASLDRVKVLVLGDSGVGKSSLVHLLCQNQVLGNPSWTVGCSVDVRIHDYKEGTPEEKTFYIELWDVGGSVGSASSLKSTRAVFYNSVNGIILVHDLTNKKSSQNLYRWSLEALNRDSSPTGVIVSNGDYDREQFAENPVPLLLIGTKFDQIPESKRSEVLTRTAFLSEDFIAEEINLDCTNPRYLAAGTSNAVKLSRFFDKVIEKRYFTRDPSPMAAFTDRKRFNFKSLHYD, encoded by the exons ATGGCGTCTCTTGACAGAGTAAAAGTGTTGGTACTGGGAGATTCTG GTGTTGGCAAATCGTCTCTGGTCCATTTGTTGTGTCAAAACCAAGTTTTAGGAAATCCTTCTTGGACAGTCGGATGTTCGGTGGACGTTCGG ATCCACGACTATAAAGAGGGAACTCCGGAGGAGAAGACCTTCTACATTGAGCTTTGGGACGTCGGGGGGTCCGTTGGAAGTGCCAGCAGCCTCAAAAGCACCAGAGCGGTCTTCTATAACTCAGTTAATG GAATTATATTGGTGCACGATCTGACGAATAAGAAATCCTCGCAGAACCTCTATCGCTGGTCGCTGGAAGCTCTGAACAGGGACTCGTCTCCGACCGGCGTCATCGTGTCCAATGG GGACTACGACAGAGAGCAGTTTGCGGAGAACCCGGTGCCTTtgctgctgattggaaccaagTTTGACCAGATTCCAGAGAGCAAACGGAGCGAGGTTCTGACCCGGACAGCTTTTCTGTCAGAAGATTTCATTGCAGAAGAGATCAATCTG GACTGCACCAACCCCAGGTATCTCGCCGCAGGCACCTCAAACGCTGTGAAACTCAGCAGGTTCTTCGATAAG GTCATAGAGAAGAGATATTTCACCAGAGACCCAAGTCCG ATGGCGGCTTTTACCGACAGGAAGAGGTTCAACTTTAAGAGTCTGCATTATGACTAA